The following are from one region of the Girardinichthys multiradiatus isolate DD_20200921_A chromosome 9, DD_fGirMul_XY1, whole genome shotgun sequence genome:
- the edem3 gene encoding ER degradation-enhancing alpha-mannosidase-like protein 3 isoform X2: MPPVLCLLMLLGALCRFGEAMSREEKQKLRNQVVEMFDHAYQNYMDHAYPADELMPLTCRGRVRGLEPSRGDVDDALGKFSLTLIDTLDTLVLLNKTTEFEAAVRSVLSDVRLDNDIVVSVFETNIRVLGGLLGGHSMAVMLKEGGQNMQWYQDELLHMAKDLGLRLLPAFNTSSGLPYPRINLKHGVRGPETRTGTETDTCTACAGTMILEFAALSRFTGDPVFEDHARRALDFLWEKRQRNSNLVGTTINIHSGEWVRRDSGVGAGIDSYYEYLLKAYILLGDDLFLQRFNIHYASIMKYISQPPLLLDVHIHKPLLPARTWMDSLLAFFPGLQVLKGDIRPAIETHEMLYQVTKKHNFLPEAFTTDFRVHWAQHPLRPEFAESTYFLYKATGDPYYLEAGRTILDNLNRFARVPCGFAAMKDVRTGSHEDRMDSFFLAEMFKYLFLLFAEAEDIPFDVEDYVFTTEAHLLPLSLSTAPNSSSIPSNRTSDEELDDSNFDWTCPNTQLLFPDPAFPRSLREPIRSAVDKSCPRPAPYREPGMGRPPLRAQDFMANNPEHLELLRRMGVSLVHLKDGRVQLVQHATQAVSAVAAEDGVRFMQEMMELSSQQQKEQLPPRAIQIVSHPFFGRVVLTAGPAQFGTDLSKSSTGVRGFVTVAEPYSGCTEITNGEYVQGHIALLQRGQCMFAEKARNIQKAGAIGGIVIDDNEGSSSDTAPLFQMAGDGRSTDDVTLPLLFLFHKEGNILLEALKEYREVEVLLSDKARDRAAIFKGMDVQEEENCQTEATTPTSFKPVSQSQMSTDELDKSVPEEVTPAKEVSPAEELRIEEEDRAVPPLADTALPEEERDSEKTEEPRGDKDLSSQSVDQLLADWQEDLEAFKQMEKDDL, translated from the exons ATGCCGCCTGTTTTGTGCCTGTTGATGCTCTTGGGAGCGTTATGCCGTTTTGGAGAGGCTATGTCCCGAGAGGAGAAGCAGAAGTTGAG GAACCAAGtggtagagatgtttgaccatGCATATCAGAATTACATG GACCATGCATACCCGGCAGACGAGCTGATGCCTCTGACTTGCAGAGGGAGGGTACGTGGGCTTGAACCCAGTCGAGGAGACGTGGATGATGCACTTGGGAA GTTTTCTTTGACCCTCATCGACACCTTGGATACTTTAGTG CTTCTCAACAAAACGACGGAGTTCGAAGCTGCTGTGAGGAGCGTCCTCTCAGATGTGCGGCTGGATAATGACATTGTGGTGTCGGTCTTTGAAACCAACATTCGAGTCCTTGG GGGTCTTCTTGGTGGTCATTCTATGGCTGtgatgctgaaggagggaggccaGAACATGCAGTGGTACCAGGACGAGCTCTTGCACATGGCCAAGGACCTGGGACTTCGGCTACTGCCGGCCTTTAACACCAGCAGTGGCCTGCCTTATCCCAGG ATAAACTTGAAACATGGCGTCCGGGGTCCAGAGACGAGAACCGGTACAGAAACGGACACCTGCACAGCCTGCGCGGGCACCATGATCCTGGAGTTTGCCGCCTTAAGCCGCTTCACTGGGGACCCTGTGTTTGAG GACCATGCTCGGAGAGCCCTGGACTTTCTGTGGGAGAAGAGACAGAGAAACAGCAACCTGGTGGGAACCACCATCAACATCCACTCAGGAGAGTGGGTCAGAAGAG ACAGCGGTGTCGGAGCTGGAATAGACTCGTACTATGAATATCTGCTTAAGGCCTACATCCTCCTGGGAGATGACTTGTTTCTGCAGCGTTTTAATATT CACTATGCGTCCATTATGAAGTATATCAGCCAGCCTCCTCTGCTGCTGGATGTCCACATCCACAAACCCCTGCTTCCTGCTCGCACCTGGATGGACTCTCTGCTGGCCTTCTTCCCCGGACTGCAG GTGTTGAAGGGAGACATCCGTCCTGCAATTGAGACTCATGAGATGTTGTACCAAGTTACTAAAAAACACAACTTCCTCCCAGAG GCCTTCACTACTGATTTCAGGGTACACTGGGCCCAGCATCCCCTGAGGCCTGAGTTTGCAGAGAGCACCTACTTCCTTTATAAG GCCACAGGAGACCCTTACTACCTGGAGGCAGGTCGCACCATCCTGGACAACCTCAACCGATTTGCTCGGGTGCCTTGTGGTTTTGCTGCTATGAAGGATGTTCGCACTGGGAGCCACGAAGACCG aatGGACTCGTTTTTCCTCGCTGAGATGTTTAAATACCTCTTCCTGCTGTTTGCTGAAGCAGAAGACATTCCCTTCGACGTGGAAGACTACGTCTTTACAACTGAGGcacacctgctccctctgtctctctccacAGCCCCTAACTCCTCATCCATTCCCTCAAACAGAACG TCTGACGAGGAGCTGGACGACTCCAACTTCGACTGGACGTGTCCTAACACCCAGCTCCTGTTTCCCGACCCCGCCTTTCCTCGCAGCCTGAGAGAGCCGATTCGAAGTGCCGTCGACAAGAGCTGTCCCCGTCCCGCCCCGTACAG GGAACCTGGTATGGGCCGTCCTCCCCTGAGAGCTCAGGACTTCATGGCGAACAACCCTGAACATCTGGAGCTGCTTCGACGAATGGGAGTCAGTCTCGTCCACCTGAAAGATGGCAGGGTGCAGCTGGTCCAGCATGCTACACAG GCTGTGAGCGCAGTAGCAGCAGAGGATGGGGTGCGTTTCATGCAGGAGATGATGGAGCTGTCGAGCCAGCAGCAGAAGGAGCAGCTGCCTCCCAGAGCCATCCAGATCGTCTCCCATCCCTTCTTTGGCAGGGTGGTGCTGACTGCGGGTCCAGCGCAGTTTGGCACAGACCTGTCCAAAAGTTCCACTGGG GTACGAGGCTTTGTGACCGTGGCCGAACCTTACAGTGGCTGCACGGAGATCACCAACGGCGAGTACGTCCAGGGCCACATCGCCTTGCTGCAGCGCGGTCAGTGCATGTTTGCAGAGAAGGCCCGGAACATCCAGAAGGCCGGCGCCATCGGAGGCATAGTCATCG ACGACAACGAGGGCAGCAGCAGCGACACGGCTCCCTTGTTTCAGATGGCCGGAGATGGCCGCAGCACGGACGACGTCACGCTGCCTCTCCTCTTCCTgtttcataaagaggggaacaTCCTGTTAGAGGCGCTGAAGGAGTACAGGGAGGTGGAGGTGCTGCTGAGTGACAAAGCCAGAGACAGAG CAGCTATATTCAAAG GTATGGACGTGCAAGAAGAGGAGAACTGTCAAACCGAGGCAACGACTCCCACTTCATTTAAACCTGTTAGCCAGTCGCAAATGAGCACGGATGAGCTGGATAAATCTGTTCCTGAGGAGGTTACTCCTGCTAAGGAGGTCAGTCCTGCAGAAGAACTCAGAATAGAAGAGGAAGATAGAGCTGTACCTCCACTGGCGGATACAGCTCTGCCTGAAGAGGAGAGAGACTCTGAGAAGACAGAAGAGCCTCGAGGGGATAAAGACTTGAGCAGCCAGTCAGTGGATCAGCTGCTAGCTGATTGGCAGGAAGACTTGGAGGCTTTCAAGCAGATGGAGAAGGATGACCTCTGA
- the edem3 gene encoding ER degradation-enhancing alpha-mannosidase-like protein 3 isoform X3: MPPVLCLLMLLGALCRFGEAMSREEKQKLRNQVVEMFDHAYQNYMDHAYPADELMPLTCRGRVRGLEPSRGDVDDALGKFSLTLIDTLDTLVLLNKTTEFEAAVRSVLSDVRLDNDIVVSVFETNIRVLGGLLGGHSMAVMLKEGGQNMQWYQDELLHMAKDLGLRLLPAFNTSSGLPYPRINLKHGVRGPETRTGTETDTCTACAGTMILEFAALSRFTGDPVFEDHARRALDFLWEKRQRNSNLVGTTINIHSGEWVRRDSGVGAGIDSYYEYLLKAYILLGDDLFLQRFNIHYASIMKYISQPPLLLDVHIHKPLLPARTWMDSLLAFFPGLQVLKGDIRPAIETHEMLYQVTKKHNFLPEAFTTDFRVHWAQHPLRPEFAESTYFLYKATGDPYYLEAGRTILDNLNRFARVPCGFAAMKDVRTGSHEDRMDSFFLAEMFKYLFLLFAEAEDIPFDVEDYVFTTEAHLLPLSLSTAPNSSSIPSNRTSDEELDDSNFDWTCPNTQLLFPDPAFPRSLREPIRSAVDKSCPRPAPYREPGMGRPPLRAQDFMANNPEHLELLRRMGVSLVHLKDGRVQLVQHATQAVSAVAAEDGVRFMQEMMELSSQQQKEQLPPRAIQIVSHPFFGRVVLTAGPAQFGTDLSKSSTGVRGFVTVAEPYSGCTEITNGEYVQGHIALLQRGQCMFAEKARNIQKAGAIGGIVIDDNEGSSSDTAPLFQMAGDGRSTDDVTLPLLFLFHKEGNILLEALKEYREVEVLLSDKARDRGMDVQEEENCQTEATTPTSFKPVSQSQMSTDELDKSVPEEVTPAKEVSPAEELRIEEEDRAVPPLADTALPEEERDSEKTEEPRGDKDLSSQSVDQLLADWQEDLEAFKQMEKDDL; encoded by the exons ATGCCGCCTGTTTTGTGCCTGTTGATGCTCTTGGGAGCGTTATGCCGTTTTGGAGAGGCTATGTCCCGAGAGGAGAAGCAGAAGTTGAG GAACCAAGtggtagagatgtttgaccatGCATATCAGAATTACATG GACCATGCATACCCGGCAGACGAGCTGATGCCTCTGACTTGCAGAGGGAGGGTACGTGGGCTTGAACCCAGTCGAGGAGACGTGGATGATGCACTTGGGAA GTTTTCTTTGACCCTCATCGACACCTTGGATACTTTAGTG CTTCTCAACAAAACGACGGAGTTCGAAGCTGCTGTGAGGAGCGTCCTCTCAGATGTGCGGCTGGATAATGACATTGTGGTGTCGGTCTTTGAAACCAACATTCGAGTCCTTGG GGGTCTTCTTGGTGGTCATTCTATGGCTGtgatgctgaaggagggaggccaGAACATGCAGTGGTACCAGGACGAGCTCTTGCACATGGCCAAGGACCTGGGACTTCGGCTACTGCCGGCCTTTAACACCAGCAGTGGCCTGCCTTATCCCAGG ATAAACTTGAAACATGGCGTCCGGGGTCCAGAGACGAGAACCGGTACAGAAACGGACACCTGCACAGCCTGCGCGGGCACCATGATCCTGGAGTTTGCCGCCTTAAGCCGCTTCACTGGGGACCCTGTGTTTGAG GACCATGCTCGGAGAGCCCTGGACTTTCTGTGGGAGAAGAGACAGAGAAACAGCAACCTGGTGGGAACCACCATCAACATCCACTCAGGAGAGTGGGTCAGAAGAG ACAGCGGTGTCGGAGCTGGAATAGACTCGTACTATGAATATCTGCTTAAGGCCTACATCCTCCTGGGAGATGACTTGTTTCTGCAGCGTTTTAATATT CACTATGCGTCCATTATGAAGTATATCAGCCAGCCTCCTCTGCTGCTGGATGTCCACATCCACAAACCCCTGCTTCCTGCTCGCACCTGGATGGACTCTCTGCTGGCCTTCTTCCCCGGACTGCAG GTGTTGAAGGGAGACATCCGTCCTGCAATTGAGACTCATGAGATGTTGTACCAAGTTACTAAAAAACACAACTTCCTCCCAGAG GCCTTCACTACTGATTTCAGGGTACACTGGGCCCAGCATCCCCTGAGGCCTGAGTTTGCAGAGAGCACCTACTTCCTTTATAAG GCCACAGGAGACCCTTACTACCTGGAGGCAGGTCGCACCATCCTGGACAACCTCAACCGATTTGCTCGGGTGCCTTGTGGTTTTGCTGCTATGAAGGATGTTCGCACTGGGAGCCACGAAGACCG aatGGACTCGTTTTTCCTCGCTGAGATGTTTAAATACCTCTTCCTGCTGTTTGCTGAAGCAGAAGACATTCCCTTCGACGTGGAAGACTACGTCTTTACAACTGAGGcacacctgctccctctgtctctctccacAGCCCCTAACTCCTCATCCATTCCCTCAAACAGAACG TCTGACGAGGAGCTGGACGACTCCAACTTCGACTGGACGTGTCCTAACACCCAGCTCCTGTTTCCCGACCCCGCCTTTCCTCGCAGCCTGAGAGAGCCGATTCGAAGTGCCGTCGACAAGAGCTGTCCCCGTCCCGCCCCGTACAG GGAACCTGGTATGGGCCGTCCTCCCCTGAGAGCTCAGGACTTCATGGCGAACAACCCTGAACATCTGGAGCTGCTTCGACGAATGGGAGTCAGTCTCGTCCACCTGAAAGATGGCAGGGTGCAGCTGGTCCAGCATGCTACACAG GCTGTGAGCGCAGTAGCAGCAGAGGATGGGGTGCGTTTCATGCAGGAGATGATGGAGCTGTCGAGCCAGCAGCAGAAGGAGCAGCTGCCTCCCAGAGCCATCCAGATCGTCTCCCATCCCTTCTTTGGCAGGGTGGTGCTGACTGCGGGTCCAGCGCAGTTTGGCACAGACCTGTCCAAAAGTTCCACTGGG GTACGAGGCTTTGTGACCGTGGCCGAACCTTACAGTGGCTGCACGGAGATCACCAACGGCGAGTACGTCCAGGGCCACATCGCCTTGCTGCAGCGCGGTCAGTGCATGTTTGCAGAGAAGGCCCGGAACATCCAGAAGGCCGGCGCCATCGGAGGCATAGTCATCG ACGACAACGAGGGCAGCAGCAGCGACACGGCTCCCTTGTTTCAGATGGCCGGAGATGGCCGCAGCACGGACGACGTCACGCTGCCTCTCCTCTTCCTgtttcataaagaggggaacaTCCTGTTAGAGGCGCTGAAGGAGTACAGGGAGGTGGAGGTGCTGCTGAGTGACAAAGCCAGAGACAGAG GTATGGACGTGCAAGAAGAGGAGAACTGTCAAACCGAGGCAACGACTCCCACTTCATTTAAACCTGTTAGCCAGTCGCAAATGAGCACGGATGAGCTGGATAAATCTGTTCCTGAGGAGGTTACTCCTGCTAAGGAGGTCAGTCCTGCAGAAGAACTCAGAATAGAAGAGGAAGATAGAGCTGTACCTCCACTGGCGGATACAGCTCTGCCTGAAGAGGAGAGAGACTCTGAGAAGACAGAAGAGCCTCGAGGGGATAAAGACTTGAGCAGCCAGTCAGTGGATCAGCTGCTAGCTGATTGGCAGGAAGACTTGGAGGCTTTCAAGCAGATGGAGAAGGATGACCTCTGA
- the edem3 gene encoding ER degradation-enhancing alpha-mannosidase-like protein 3 isoform X1: protein MPPVLCLLMLLGALCRFGEAMSREEKQKLRNQVVEMFDHAYQNYMDHAYPADELMPLTCRGRVRGLEPSRGDVDDALGKFSLTLIDTLDTLVLLNKTTEFEAAVRSVLSDVRLDNDIVVSVFETNIRVLGGLLGGHSMAVMLKEGGQNMQWYQDELLHMAKDLGLRLLPAFNTSSGLPYPRINLKHGVRGPETRTGTETDTCTACAGTMILEFAALSRFTGDPVFEDHARRALDFLWEKRQRNSNLVGTTINIHSGEWVRRDSGVGAGIDSYYEYLLKAYILLGDDLFLQRFNIHYASIMKYISQPPLLLDVHIHKPLLPARTWMDSLLAFFPGLQVLKGDIRPAIETHEMLYQVTKKHNFLPEAFTTDFRVHWAQHPLRPEFAESTYFLYKATGDPYYLEAGRTILDNLNRFARVPCGFAAMKDVRTGSHEDRMDSFFLAEMFKYLFLLFAEAEDIPFDVEDYVFTTEAHLLPLSLSTAPNSSSIPSNRTSDEELDDSNFDWTCPNTQLLFPDPAFPRSLREPIRSAVDKSCPRPAPYREPGMGRPPLRAQDFMANNPEHLELLRRMGVSLVHLKDGRVQLVQHATQAVSAVAAEDGVRFMQEMMELSSQQQKEQLPPRAIQIVSHPFFGRVVLTAGPAQFGTDLSKSSTGVRGFVTVAEPYSGCTEITNGEYVQGHIALLQRGQCMFAEKARNIQKAGAIGGIVIDDNEGSSSDTAPLFQMAGDGRSTDDVTLPLLFLFHKEGNILLEALKEYREVEVLLSDKARDRAAIFKGKPLPGSLIEGSMDVQEEENCQTEATTPTSFKPVSQSQMSTDELDKSVPEEVTPAKEVSPAEELRIEEEDRAVPPLADTALPEEERDSEKTEEPRGDKDLSSQSVDQLLADWQEDLEAFKQMEKDDL from the exons ATGCCGCCTGTTTTGTGCCTGTTGATGCTCTTGGGAGCGTTATGCCGTTTTGGAGAGGCTATGTCCCGAGAGGAGAAGCAGAAGTTGAG GAACCAAGtggtagagatgtttgaccatGCATATCAGAATTACATG GACCATGCATACCCGGCAGACGAGCTGATGCCTCTGACTTGCAGAGGGAGGGTACGTGGGCTTGAACCCAGTCGAGGAGACGTGGATGATGCACTTGGGAA GTTTTCTTTGACCCTCATCGACACCTTGGATACTTTAGTG CTTCTCAACAAAACGACGGAGTTCGAAGCTGCTGTGAGGAGCGTCCTCTCAGATGTGCGGCTGGATAATGACATTGTGGTGTCGGTCTTTGAAACCAACATTCGAGTCCTTGG GGGTCTTCTTGGTGGTCATTCTATGGCTGtgatgctgaaggagggaggccaGAACATGCAGTGGTACCAGGACGAGCTCTTGCACATGGCCAAGGACCTGGGACTTCGGCTACTGCCGGCCTTTAACACCAGCAGTGGCCTGCCTTATCCCAGG ATAAACTTGAAACATGGCGTCCGGGGTCCAGAGACGAGAACCGGTACAGAAACGGACACCTGCACAGCCTGCGCGGGCACCATGATCCTGGAGTTTGCCGCCTTAAGCCGCTTCACTGGGGACCCTGTGTTTGAG GACCATGCTCGGAGAGCCCTGGACTTTCTGTGGGAGAAGAGACAGAGAAACAGCAACCTGGTGGGAACCACCATCAACATCCACTCAGGAGAGTGGGTCAGAAGAG ACAGCGGTGTCGGAGCTGGAATAGACTCGTACTATGAATATCTGCTTAAGGCCTACATCCTCCTGGGAGATGACTTGTTTCTGCAGCGTTTTAATATT CACTATGCGTCCATTATGAAGTATATCAGCCAGCCTCCTCTGCTGCTGGATGTCCACATCCACAAACCCCTGCTTCCTGCTCGCACCTGGATGGACTCTCTGCTGGCCTTCTTCCCCGGACTGCAG GTGTTGAAGGGAGACATCCGTCCTGCAATTGAGACTCATGAGATGTTGTACCAAGTTACTAAAAAACACAACTTCCTCCCAGAG GCCTTCACTACTGATTTCAGGGTACACTGGGCCCAGCATCCCCTGAGGCCTGAGTTTGCAGAGAGCACCTACTTCCTTTATAAG GCCACAGGAGACCCTTACTACCTGGAGGCAGGTCGCACCATCCTGGACAACCTCAACCGATTTGCTCGGGTGCCTTGTGGTTTTGCTGCTATGAAGGATGTTCGCACTGGGAGCCACGAAGACCG aatGGACTCGTTTTTCCTCGCTGAGATGTTTAAATACCTCTTCCTGCTGTTTGCTGAAGCAGAAGACATTCCCTTCGACGTGGAAGACTACGTCTTTACAACTGAGGcacacctgctccctctgtctctctccacAGCCCCTAACTCCTCATCCATTCCCTCAAACAGAACG TCTGACGAGGAGCTGGACGACTCCAACTTCGACTGGACGTGTCCTAACACCCAGCTCCTGTTTCCCGACCCCGCCTTTCCTCGCAGCCTGAGAGAGCCGATTCGAAGTGCCGTCGACAAGAGCTGTCCCCGTCCCGCCCCGTACAG GGAACCTGGTATGGGCCGTCCTCCCCTGAGAGCTCAGGACTTCATGGCGAACAACCCTGAACATCTGGAGCTGCTTCGACGAATGGGAGTCAGTCTCGTCCACCTGAAAGATGGCAGGGTGCAGCTGGTCCAGCATGCTACACAG GCTGTGAGCGCAGTAGCAGCAGAGGATGGGGTGCGTTTCATGCAGGAGATGATGGAGCTGTCGAGCCAGCAGCAGAAGGAGCAGCTGCCTCCCAGAGCCATCCAGATCGTCTCCCATCCCTTCTTTGGCAGGGTGGTGCTGACTGCGGGTCCAGCGCAGTTTGGCACAGACCTGTCCAAAAGTTCCACTGGG GTACGAGGCTTTGTGACCGTGGCCGAACCTTACAGTGGCTGCACGGAGATCACCAACGGCGAGTACGTCCAGGGCCACATCGCCTTGCTGCAGCGCGGTCAGTGCATGTTTGCAGAGAAGGCCCGGAACATCCAGAAGGCCGGCGCCATCGGAGGCATAGTCATCG ACGACAACGAGGGCAGCAGCAGCGACACGGCTCCCTTGTTTCAGATGGCCGGAGATGGCCGCAGCACGGACGACGTCACGCTGCCTCTCCTCTTCCTgtttcataaagaggggaacaTCCTGTTAGAGGCGCTGAAGGAGTACAGGGAGGTGGAGGTGCTGCTGAGTGACAAAGCCAGAGACAGAG CAGCTATATTCAAAGGTAAACCTCTTCCTGGGAGCCTTATTGAGGGCA GTATGGACGTGCAAGAAGAGGAGAACTGTCAAACCGAGGCAACGACTCCCACTTCATTTAAACCTGTTAGCCAGTCGCAAATGAGCACGGATGAGCTGGATAAATCTGTTCCTGAGGAGGTTACTCCTGCTAAGGAGGTCAGTCCTGCAGAAGAACTCAGAATAGAAGAGGAAGATAGAGCTGTACCTCCACTGGCGGATACAGCTCTGCCTGAAGAGGAGAGAGACTCTGAGAAGACAGAAGAGCCTCGAGGGGATAAAGACTTGAGCAGCCAGTCAGTGGATCAGCTGCTAGCTGATTGGCAGGAAGACTTGGAGGCTTTCAAGCAGATGGAGAAGGATGACCTCTGA